GTTAACGGTTTGAAACTTCACTTCTCCTGTTACTGGTTCATAAAGAGTATAAGTTCCCTGATTCGCATTTCTTCCCACATTTCCAACACCAATCACTCGTAGTAAAGGTTGGGTTTCTGAAGAATCATTAGTAGCCTGATCTAAAGTGCGAACTGTGGAGTTAACATTGGCATTTTCCAGACAGTATTCAAATGCAAGTCCAGAACGTCCACAAAAAAGAGTATTAGCTTCTGCTCGTAAAACGCGATCGCAGATTTGAATGGCTGGCGTTTCAGGGGTTAATTCGTCATCATAACTCACTGTGCTGCCATGAATTAGTAAACAGTCTTCCTCATGAAACCCAAAAGCCAAATTGCGTAACCATTGCACTGTCTCTCGGGAAACCGACTCCCAGAGTTTTAAGACACCATCAGAGCCATAACGTTCCTTCAATTCTGGTGCATCGCCAAAGCCACTCAGTGCATATAAATTAAAACATTGTTCTTCCCACCAACCTGTACAAACTTGTGGTTCTACTTCACCAGACTGGGGAAACTGAATGCGTTTGACCACCTCTTCATTATTCCCTCCTAGTCCAATCACATCCCCTAAAATATAAATCTCAGTGACAGGAATTTCTTGTTGCTTAATATCCGCAAGAACTGCTTCGTAAGCCGCTAAATTCCCTTCAATACCACTTAAAATTGCCCAATGACTCATATTAATTCCTAATCTTATTTCTGACAAACGTGAGTGGGATCATCTGCTTTTTCTGCAAATTCCATCCCTCGTGCTAACCGCCAAGCAAAAATAGGAGGTAATCCCTGTTCTAAAATGGCTAAACAAGTTTCAGTGTAGTTATAAGGAACTTCCCGTAAGGTAACTTCGTGGGTTTCTGTATCGTACAAAACATAAGTTGCATCAGGCTTACCATGACGCGGTTCTCCTACTGAGCCAGCATTAATAATTTGTTTGAGGGGAGTGGTAAAGTGTTGTTGTTGTTCTCTTGCTTGTGTGTCTTGAATTTTCACCGATAAGTTCATATTGTCTAGGTGACGGACATAGGGAATATGAGTATGTCCACAGAATAAAGTATCTGCCCCTGTGGATAAAACCCGTTCCATCGCAATGAATGCAGAAGTATCTGGTAATAAATATTCATGTTGGCTGTTGGGGCTACCATGAACAAAACAAAGATTGTTGTAACTTAGCGTCATAGGAAGATTGGCTAAGTATTCACGGTTTTCAGGTTTAATTACCTCGTTTGTCCATTCATGGGCAATTCTGCCTCGTTTTTCTGCAATCTGGGAAGGATAGCTACATTCACAAGCATCTAATCCCTCCACTACATCTTCATCCCAACAGCCTTGACAGGTGGGAATGTTGAGAGAACGAATTAACTCTACTACTTCATTGGGGTAAGGGCCATATCCAACTAAATCTCCAAGACAATAAATGTGATCGGCTTTTTGTGCTTCAATATCGGATAAAACGGCTTTTAGCGCTTCGTAATTGCCATGAATGCAGGAAATAACCGCTAATTTCATGATGACACTACCTCTTGATAATAACTTTGATACTGTTTGATAACGTGATCAGATAAACAACTGTCTAATACTGCTTGCGCGATCGCGCTTTCCTCTAATTCCCAACCCACCACTTCCAGACCACTAAAACGATTCGGCCGCCCATCTAGCCAAGGAGAAACATTTAAATTTCGATACTCACTACCAGAAAGCCCATCAACAAAATCAATCTGCACAAGACTCCCATCAGGCACTTCAAAAATTCCCTTTGCCCGTTGCACTTGTCCATAAGCCCCCCCAGTCAATTCTGTCCAAATAGTATCTAAACTAGCTGGATCAAAAACTTGTCCCCTGAGAGGAGTACACCAAATATTGGGTAATTGCCCATTACGAGCCGATTCAACGCTATTTCCTTGCACCACTTGATCCGCCCACTCATGCCATTGTGATGACTCCATTTCTGGCGGTAAAACTGCCACTCGATGAAACGGAAATGAGGTAAGACAAGACGAGGCTAAATCTAGATGAAACCCTACTTCCATATAAACTGTTGCTTTTTCGGGTAGCTGACCAACGGTCAGAGCAGGCGCCTTCCGTTTAGGAAGGCGTAATCTCTGACTCAGTACCGTTTGGGCTTGGGTATCCGAAACCACCTCAACAGAAGGAAAGCGATAATTAATAGCTCCGATATCAACTGAAGCCTTCTCTAAGCCAGGGCGGAGATAATAAGCGGGAGTTGTCTGTTCTCCTAAAAACTGATTAATCCAAGTTGTTTTACCACTCCCTGAGGGGCCAGCAACGGCAATGAGAGAAAGAGAACTCATTATGATTTCCAATCTTAAATGATTATCATTCTCATAATAACAGACAAAAAAAGATAACAACCCCCATTTTAATTAAAACTCAATTTGGCTCATTGGATCACTTAAAGGAATTAAAATCTTAAAAAATAATTAAAATAAGGGCAATTAGCGGTTTTATTTCTTAACAAAAGTTGGTTTCTTTAGTTTCTTTATGCTATTCAGAAAAGAATTATAATGCTAATAAGCAGTTTCTTCTATGCGTGCCTTACTACTTTATCCTCTATTTCCCGAAAGTTTTTGGTCTTTTAATAAAGCCATTGCCTTAGTTAATCGTAAAGCCTTTTTACCCCCTTTAGGCTTAATTACCGTTCCTGCAATTCTCCCCCAAGACTGGGACTTCAAGCTAGTTGACCGTAATGTGCGAGACGTAACAGAAGAAGAATGGGAATGGGCAGAAATCGTCATTGTTTCGGCAATGATTGTCCAAAAAGAAGACTTTAACGCCCAAATTCAGGAAGCAAAACGGCGAGGAAAACCTGTGGCTGTTGGGGGTCCCTATCCCACGGCTTTACCCCATGAAGCCCGAGAAAGTGGGGCAGATTATCTAGTGCTTGATGAAGGAGAAATTACCCTTCCGAAATTTGTAGAAGCATTGGAACGCGGAGAAACCAGCGGTGAATTTCGTGCCGAAGAAAAACCCGATGTCACTCAAACCCCAATTCCTCGCTATGACTTACTAGAATTGGAAGCCTACGACAACATGTCGGCACAATTCTCTCGGGGATGTCCCTTTCAATGTGAATTTTGCGATATTATTGTTCTCTATGGGCGGAAACCACGGACGAAGACCCCTGAACAATTCCTTGCTGAATTAGAAACTCTTTACCAACTGGGATGGCAACGTAGCATCTTTGTGGTAGATGATAACTTCATTGGGAATAAGCGCAATGTGAAGTTATTGTTGCGAGAGTTAAAGACTTGGATGGTAGAAAGAAATTATCCCTTTACTCTCAACACTGAGGCTTCTGTGGATCTCGCCCAAGATCCAGAGTTGATGGAGTTAATGGTGGAGGCGAATTTTAATTCTGTCTTCCTGGGAATCGAAACCCCTGATGAAGAAAGTTTAGCCTTAACCAAAAAACATCAAAATACCCGTGATCCCCTTTCGGAATCGGTGAAAACAATTATGCGCTATGGCTTACGAGTGACAGCAGGCTTTATTATTGGTTTCGATGGGGAGAAACCAAGAGCCGGAGAACGCATTGTTCAATTTGTGAATAATACCTCGATTACTCTGGCGATGTTCAGTATGTTGCAAGCCCTCCCCGATACAGGGTTATGGAATCGTTTGCAACGAGAAGGACGGATGCTAGGAGACAGTGCCAATATTAATCAAACCACTTTGATGAATTTTTCCCCTACTCGTCCTATTGAAGATATTGCTAAGGAGTATATTGAGGCGTTTTGGGAGTTATATGATCCGCAAAATTATCTCGATCGCGCTTACAATCAATTTCTCCTCATTGGCGAACCCAAGCATAAGCGAAAGTCTCGCAAGATAGACTTTGTCACCCTTCGCGCTATGGCAATTGTCTTTTGGCGGCAAGGGGTATTACGGAAAACTCGCTGGACATTTTGGAAATATCTGTTCCATATTTATCGCGCGAAACCCAAACTCTGGGGAAGTTACCTCTCTCTGTGCGCTTTAGGAGAACATTTCTTAGCCTATCGTGAACTGGTGAAAGAAAAAATCGAAGCCCAGTTAGACGCATATTTGAAAGCTAAAGCAAGTCAAGAAACAGCAGAGGCTACTTCTGAAACGCCAGAGTTAACGGTTACCAGCAGCGATCGCGAACATAATTCCGCCGCTTAAGCCGTTTAATGTAAAGATATGTTACAAAATACCGTCATGCTGTCTTAATGGCTTGACGGTTATCAAAAACCTAGCTATAGTAGCAATCAATACCCGGGTACAACAAAAATAAACGTTATGTCAGATAAGCAAAAGGTTACGCTTTACATCCCACCAGATGTTCACCGACAGCTAAAAATAAAGGCTGCCACCAGTGCGAATACGATGTCAGACCTCGTTGAGCAGGCGGTAACCTTCTACCTTAACCATTCGGAAATAGTAGAAGAAGTGCAAGAGCAGAGACAAGGTCAGACCTATCGCATCTACGAATGCCCAGAGTGTGAAAGCGCCCTGGTCATGCAAGAAGGTGAACTGAAAGCTCTCAAAGAGCAACCAACGGTGAAAGCTGATGAACTCACCACAGAACAAGTGGGTCAACGGGTAAAAGCAGCTAACCACTCCGACTCTCAAGACCAAGAACAATTGGTTCCCTGTTAAGTAAACCCTAACCGCAAGGATAGGACTGCACTAAGGATAAGGTTAAAAGCCATGCGCGAAGAGCTAGGTGTCTTAATTAAAGCTCAATATCCTCTGATTTATCTCGTCACTCCTGAAGAGGAGCGAGCTGAACAAGCAATTGCAGAGATTGCCAACCAAGCCAAGTCTCGTTCAGTTTATGTCTGGACAGTAACCCAAGGCATTAAAGAGTACGGCCAAACTCAGCAAACTCCCCAGCGCAATACCGTATCTCCTGAGGCAGCTATCGAGTGGGTAGTTCGACAGAAGGAACCAGGGATTTATATCTTTAAGGATTTACATCCATTCATTGACTCCCCTGCAACAACACGGTGGTTAAGGGACGCGATCGCGAGCTTTAAGGGAACAGACAAAATTATTGTTGTCATGTCACCTGTGCAAGAAGTTCCCACCGAACTCGAAAAAGAAGTTGTCGTTTTAGACTATCCTTTACCAGACTTAAATGAGTTGGAGGAAGTTCTAAACAAGCAACTCGAGAGAACAAATCATGGTCCTCTTGATCCGCAAGTTCGAGAAAAGCTCTTAAGAGCAACCTTAGGCTTAACCCGTGATGAAGCAGAAAAAGTTTACCGCAAGGTTTACGTAACCGCCGAACGCTTCACAGAAGCAGAGGTGGAAGTGGTTCTCTCCGAGAAAAAGCAGCTAATTCGTCGTAATGGCATCCTAGAGTTTCTAGAAGAAGACGAAACCATAGATAATATCGGTGGTTTAGAAGAACTGAAACGCTGGTTAACCTTACGCTCAGAAGCCTTTACGGAAAAAGCGAGAAACTATGGTCTTCCGCAACCGAAAGG
This window of the Euhalothece natronophila Z-M001 genome carries:
- a CDS encoding metallophosphoesterase family protein; amino-acid sequence: MSHWAILSGIEGNLAAYEAVLADIKQQEIPVTEIYILGDVIGLGGNNEEVVKRIQFPQSGEVEPQVCTGWWEEQCFNLYALSGFGDAPELKERYGSDGVLKLWESVSRETVQWLRNLAFGFHEEDCLLIHGSTVSYDDELTPETPAIQICDRVLRAEANTLFCGRSGLAFEYCLENANVNSTVRTLDQATNDSSETQPLLRVIGVGNVGRNANQGTYTLYEPVTGEVKFQTVNFPITLLG
- a CDS encoding metallophosphoesterase family protein, which gives rise to MKLAVISCIHGNYEALKAVLSDIEAQKADHIYCLGDLVGYGPYPNEVVELIRSLNIPTCQGCWDEDVVEGLDACECSYPSQIAEKRGRIAHEWTNEVIKPENREYLANLPMTLSYNNLCFVHGSPNSQHEYLLPDTSAFIAMERVLSTGADTLFCGHTHIPYVRHLDNMNLSVKIQDTQAREQQQHFTTPLKQIINAGSVGEPRHGKPDATYVLYDTETHEVTLREVPYNYTETCLAILEQGLPPIFAWRLARGMEFAEKADDPTHVCQK
- a CDS encoding CobW family GTP-binding protein — its product is MSSLSLIAVAGPSGSGKTTWINQFLGEQTTPAYYLRPGLEKASVDIGAINYRFPSVEVVSDTQAQTVLSQRLRLPKRKAPALTVGQLPEKATVYMEVGFHLDLASSCLTSFPFHRVAVLPPEMESSQWHEWADQVVQGNSVESARNGQLPNIWCTPLRGQVFDPASLDTIWTELTGGAYGQVQRAKGIFEVPDGSLVQIDFVDGLSGSEYRNLNVSPWLDGRPNRFSGLEVVGWELEESAIAQAVLDSCLSDHVIKQYQSYYQEVVSS
- a CDS encoding B12-binding domain-containing radical SAM protein — encoded protein: MRALLLYPLFPESFWSFNKAIALVNRKAFLPPLGLITVPAILPQDWDFKLVDRNVRDVTEEEWEWAEIVIVSAMIVQKEDFNAQIQEAKRRGKPVAVGGPYPTALPHEARESGADYLVLDEGEITLPKFVEALERGETSGEFRAEEKPDVTQTPIPRYDLLELEAYDNMSAQFSRGCPFQCEFCDIIVLYGRKPRTKTPEQFLAELETLYQLGWQRSIFVVDDNFIGNKRNVKLLLRELKTWMVERNYPFTLNTEASVDLAQDPELMELMVEANFNSVFLGIETPDEESLALTKKHQNTRDPLSESVKTIMRYGLRVTAGFIIGFDGEKPRAGERIVQFVNNTSITLAMFSMLQALPDTGLWNRLQREGRMLGDSANINQTTLMNFSPTRPIEDIAKEYIEAFWELYDPQNYLDRAYNQFLLIGEPKHKRKSRKIDFVTLRAMAIVFWRQGVLRKTRWTFWKYLFHIYRAKPKLWGSYLSLCALGEHFLAYRELVKEKIEAQLDAYLKAKASQETAEATSETPELTVTSSDREHNSAA
- the ycf46 gene encoding stress-responsive protein Ycf46, whose amino-acid sequence is MREELGVLIKAQYPLIYLVTPEEERAEQAIAEIANQAKSRSVYVWTVTQGIKEYGQTQQTPQRNTVSPEAAIEWVVRQKEPGIYIFKDLHPFIDSPATTRWLRDAIASFKGTDKIIVVMSPVQEVPTELEKEVVVLDYPLPDLNELEEVLNKQLERTNHGPLDPQVREKLLRATLGLTRDEAEKVYRKVYVTAERFTEAEVEVVLSEKKQLIRRNGILEFLEEDETIDNIGGLEELKRWLTLRSEAFTEKARNYGLPQPKGMLILGVPGCGKSLTAKTTSRLWGLPLLRLDMGRIYDGSTVGRSEANLRNALKTAESISPAILFIDELDKAFSGSAGSSDSDGGTSSRIFGSFLTWMQEKESPVFVMATANRVERLPGEFLRKGRFDEIFFVDLPNTEERGDIFRIHLTKRRSDISRFDIDQLAKLSEGFSGAEIEQALVAAMYDAFAQDREFTQLDIIAALKSTQPLSRTMTEQVNALREWAHQRARPASSSVAEYQRMEF